AACACGAAATAAATCAACGAATAAACACAAATCATcaagttatttaaaacatacgaaaacaaacacacaaatgcAAAAACGATAATCAAACAGTGTGTCAGATGGCGACAACTGCGAGATGTATGCAAACAGGCAATAAGATGTGCAGGAATCGAGCGACATCCGTGCTGAATCGAATGCAAAAGAATGTGGACTGAATACCGATGCTTCCTCTAAGGGGGCAACGATCGGACACAATGTGTATCGATTTGTAATTATCAATCGGAATGTCACatctctattttaaattaaattgagttGAACGCAATATATCGCCAAACACGCTCCCAAATTAAACGGGCAGCTTTAATATACTGTTAATAAATATCGATAGAGATCTCACGTTAATCAatggtaattatttttgaattttaatgccGTATTAGCGTAGTCGGTGgcataaatcaaaattaatttgacgCGGCCGTAGAAGGCACGGAATACAGTCCACATTCCGACAAATTTTAGATCCGTGCCTGTCAGTTGGTTGAGGCCTTGCGGCACAGACGAGTGTGCCGTCCACAGCGACCTGATCTTATTGAACACCAAGCTGTGCCACGCAGCACTCCTCGGACCTTCCTCTGGCAACCCTGTAGGATAACATCGAACGCCCAATGAAGACAATGGTGCAACATAACCTTACTACACCTATCGATTTAGCCGACTAAAATCGATTGCAATATAATcgattaataattgaaaaaatcgtttaatgacataaataataactttaatatcagCAGACAGATTAAGAACAAACGTGAATGTGTTGCCGTTGTAAATTGTATCTAATAGATTATTCAATAAGCCCAGCTGCAAAGTGTATATTTCAATTACTCAAGAAATCGGCTGGACCggaatgattaataattataggaaACACTGCTGATCCTTAGATAATGTTGGCAGCCTGGCTGTCTGCTGTTGCAAAAGAATTTGTGTTCGGCTAATAAATACGCTAGACAGAGAACCGGTCCCGCGGAACCCCTACGTACATCCGGCGGGAGAGCGTGGGCGCGCCGTGTCGCAACTGTCACTCACCGATATTTACGACGTATGGATCCTCGGTTTACGAAAACTCACGAATGGCCCGGCTCTCAATGGGATCGCTTTACCCAACAAGGCATCAATGAGAAGCGGTTTGCGCTAGCACCTTGCGCAATAAATATGGTGCCGCGCGACCCACAGATATGCAAATACTCACCGGAGAGCGGCACATGGCTGTCGTGCGAGTGCCGCGCGCTGCCCGAACGGACTGCGCAGCGACTTCGGGCTGAGGAAGAATCTTCTCCTGGTGTGCGGCGGCGTGGGACAGCTCTGCGCGAGGTTGGTGGGTTGTTTCGGCGGCTTGGGTAGCCTCAGTGGCGACTGCCAGTCGTCCTGGCGCTGCGGCGACGGCGTGTACCGCTCCATCACTGGCCGCCGAGCCTGGGTGCTTCTGGCGCACAACGGACACGCCTCATTCCTGAACATGCAGGAGTAACACCGCTCATGCCCGCAAGTGTCGATCAGCTTTCTCTTTTTGCCTTTATCAAAGGGCATGTTACAACTGGGGCAAGTTGTGGCGCCAGTTTCGCTGTCCAGTAACTGTCTTATCGCCGCCAAGTCTGtaacaaagttatatttatcGTTTAGTTAAGTGGAACGTGGAGATGTGACAGTTTAGTGGTTTAGCTGTTACTTTGTCGTGTGAGAGAGCGGTTTTCGATAGCGCTGCACACCAATCGGCGTTTAGAAACTAGCATTAGTGACGTCAGCGGTCTATTACTTTAAACATTCGAGATTGTGTAGTGGAAGATAAGTACTAGTAATACTTCATacgttttctattatttctaTACGATGGTAGATGAGAAGCTATTAGCGTTTTGCATTTATTTAGCTATTTCGTTCTGGAACGTTCCAAGTGAATTTTACTATTAAAGTTTGACTTGTTTGAGGTCGTTTTGTATTTAGTTAATAGCTCCAATAAGTAGCAATTTAGTTGCGCATAATTACTTGGCCAAAGCACTCAGCGAGAGATAAATTCGATTATCTGAATCAGGACTATCTTGATTAGTTTTGGAATCGTTGATTAGCGGCATACTTATGGTTTGGAACCGAAGTTTTGGGTTCTATACATCTTGAAGTTCTTTTGTAATCGGCTAGATGTTCGCTTCGCCAGCGTAAAAACGCTTTCCATTACAAAAATCCCTAATACCCTCTTCGAccatcatttattaaaaacaattttaaaattccataatTTTCCACGGTAACAAATTACTGGTATGAAAAATAGCTTATGTGTTGATCTAATAGACGATCTACCCgtgagccaaatttcatccaaatacgtttagttgtttctgcgtttacttctaacaaacatcgaaacattttcacaaactttcgcatttataatagacGAATAAGATTCAATTAATGGTAaagtatagtaaaatatatctcaATAAACTGGCATTGAGGATTAATACAAAGACGTCGAAATATACCGTTCACCAagagattttaaatttgttaatgtttttataaattaccttAGATTTTCTGCTAATAATACTTACACGTTCCCACTCATTTGGataccagattttttttaccaatgaTCCTTCTATTCAGTCAAGGTTAAATGTTTATCCAATACAACTACAACCGCTAGCCTTTCCAGTACAAAAATCTAATATCCCCATAAAATCCTAAGTTCCTAGACCTTCCTAGCTTGCAAGTGCAGCTAAACCATGATAATCGATTAGCAATAATGAACCTTGGGGCGCAGGATAATGATGTTCAGAACGCGGCACCGACGCGGCGTCACAACAAATTAAATGACGTTTGTATGGAATTTTAATGGGACCACAACGTTGCGATATTATGTGCCGGCATTAGAATAACTGCGCCCTCGATAATGCCCAGATGTTATGATCACGGTGTGGATTTTTGTTAAGTGAGGTTTCACGTTCAATTGATGGGTGACAATCAATTAATATGGACCTTAATCATGAATGCTCTGGgccaaattaatttcatttccatcatatatctttttattgctttgaatgacgagacatgcttgccgttcgcctgatggtaagcgatacaacggcccataaatagtaaaaataccatccaacCTCCAACCAACATccaaccttgaattataaagtattgtttggtatttcactgcgttcgccatcctgagacatgagaagttaagtcttattatgtccagtagttacaatggctacaatgttcttcaaaccggaacacaacagtgacgacaaactgctgcttgacaacaaaaatagacgttgcggtggtacctacccaggcggactctcacatatgagagacctaccgccaCCACCCGATCTCTTTGGTACGTAAATCTGATTGATACATGACTTATCACCGACTGTTGGATTAAAATCCCTTCGTATTGAAAGCGTAAACATCAAATCGTGTGTGgttattatgaaattgttgGATAAAACATGATACAAAAGCGCTGTGCGAGCTAGGAATATTAAAAGAGTTTAAAGAACTTGTATCTACTATGTTGCAAGTGTGTATAAGTTTAATCAATAAGGATATCCTTGCGTACTATCATGTAGCATATTTTGCATGTAGTAACTAGAATGCAAGTACTAATGTAGTGAAATTGTATTATCAAGAAAGCCTCTGTTTAGCAAGTAATGTAAAATTGTTATCGAGAAAAACTCTATTTAGCAATAGATGAGATGGAGTTGTACTGAAGTTAGCAAAGGAACAAGTAATAGTATcgacattataataattgaataattggCGCATTTTACGAAATCTGGAGACTGTCTCGTTAGCGTAGTTGTAGCTTCGAGGTCTTAGGTTCGAATGCCaggtcgagcagtgatattaGATTTCTTGCGTAATATCATTCTGGAGTCGGGAATGAAATCACCATAGATCACTATCACATATAGGATCACCCTATCATATTGTGGAACGAAataaacttggcgaaaagtgggtaccggAGTtttatctctgcctaccccttcggggataaaggcgtatAAGAAGgcaatattcaaaaataagctttattaGTTAGTATGTTAAGGtaagttttgaataaagaaggtagttttatttagtattaaaatatccgACATAATGATTGAGATAATAATCACAAATTTACAGATCGCCGTTAAAAAACTTCACTGAACTATCAATTCAGTAATTTGTGTTAGAATAAAAGagcgtttatatttttatttcctttattgtAGGTTGCATGTACAGCTATTTTTTCaccacgttttattttttatatactttgtcCTTTAgtgtttgtttcttatttttctcTGCGTTTCAATGGCGTCTGCGCGAAGGTACAATATAGTTGTAACCTGTAATACAAGTCCATTGCCTTTT
This genomic stretch from Manduca sexta isolate Smith_Timp_Sample1 unplaced genomic scaffold, JHU_Msex_v1.0 HiC_scaffold_3262, whole genome shotgun sequence harbors:
- the LOC115440333 gene encoding uncharacterized protein LOC115440333 → MPFDKGKKRKLIDTCGHERCYSCMFRNEACPLCARSTQARRPVMERYTPSPQRQDDWQSPLRLPKPPKQPTNLAQSCPTPPHTRRRFFLSPKSLRSPFGQRAALARQPCAALR